In Streptomyces sclerotialus, one genomic interval encodes:
- the rpmB gene encoding 50S ribosomal protein L28, with amino-acid sequence MSAHCQLTGRAPAFGNTISHSHRRTSRRFDPNIQRKRYWLPSENRYVRLRLSARAIKTVDTIGIEAAVARIRARGERV; translated from the coding sequence TTGTCCGCCCACTGCCAGCTGACCGGCCGCGCGCCGGCCTTCGGCAACACGATCTCCCACTCGCACCGGCGTACGTCCCGCCGCTTCGACCCGAACATCCAGCGCAAGCGCTACTGGCTGCCCAGCGAGAACCGCTACGTACGCCTGCGGCTGAGTGCCAGGGCCATCAAGACCGTCGACACCATCGGCATCGAAGCCGCCGTCGCACGGATCCGGGCCCGAGGGGAGCGCGTCTGA
- the rpmG gene encoding 50S ribosomal protein L33 produces MARNELRPVIKLRSTAGTGYTYVTRKNRRNNPDRLVLKKYDPVAGRHVDFREER; encoded by the coding sequence ATGGCCCGCAACGAACTACGTCCCGTGATCAAGCTCCGGTCCACCGCCGGCACGGGCTACACGTACGTCACCCGCAAGAACCGCCGTAACAACCCCGACCGGCTGGTGCTGAAGAAGTACGACCCGGTCGCCGGCCGGCACGTCGACTTCCGAGAGGAGCGCTGA
- a CDS encoding type B 50S ribosomal protein L31, with the protein MKPGIHPAYGPVVFRDRAADFAFLTRSTATSDKTVEWEDGNTYPVIDVEISSASHPFYTGTARVLDTAGRVERFERRYGKRTPGGRRAADGERGDR; encoded by the coding sequence ATGAAGCCTGGAATCCACCCTGCGTACGGCCCCGTCGTCTTCCGCGACCGGGCCGCCGACTTCGCCTTCCTCACCCGGTCGACCGCCACCAGCGACAAGACGGTCGAGTGGGAGGACGGCAACACCTACCCGGTGATCGACGTGGAGATCTCGTCGGCGAGCCACCCCTTCTACACGGGGACGGCGCGCGTACTGGACACCGCGGGCCGCGTCGAGCGCTTCGAGCGCCGGTACGGCAAGCGGACGCCCGGCGGCCGGCGCGCGGCCGACGGTGAGCGCGGGGACCGCTGA
- a CDS encoding CobW family GTP-binding protein encodes MDGDRLSVVIVGGLHAEARRAAVEQLLRSVPGSVALHHDLATAADGRVQRTVRDATGLLDSGEAPLVNDCACCALREDLVPELERLADGRTCRLAVVELWDSVEPKAMAEVIDACGGESLALTGVMTAVDPALLLPYLGCGDDLAEAGLAAAASDQRTVADTWARQLEYPPVLVVAPGEEPGDESDLALLRQLHPTAQRIPVESPELAAAATAGFDVAAAAARQHPACALLPQKAEEEDVSTLVWHRTRPFHPGRLHAALEDLCCAAARSRGRFWLADRPDTLLSWDAAGGALCVENTGPWLAALPDAAWEMVPPMRRAAAALDWDPEHGDRAQHLVFTSPGLDREGLTALLDSCLLTDEEYARGRDHWRRLSTAFDELLDPVP; translated from the coding sequence ATGGACGGCGACCGGCTCTCCGTGGTGATCGTCGGCGGGCTGCACGCGGAAGCCCGCCGGGCCGCCGTCGAGCAGCTGCTGCGCAGCGTCCCCGGCAGCGTCGCGCTCCACCACGACCTCGCCACCGCCGCCGACGGCCGCGTGCAGCGCACCGTGCGGGACGCCACGGGCCTGCTGGACAGCGGTGAGGCGCCGCTGGTCAACGACTGCGCGTGCTGCGCGCTGCGCGAGGACCTGGTGCCCGAGCTGGAGCGGCTGGCGGACGGCCGGACCTGCCGGCTGGCCGTCGTGGAGCTGTGGGACTCCGTGGAGCCCAAGGCGATGGCCGAGGTCATCGACGCCTGCGGCGGCGAGTCGCTCGCGCTGACCGGCGTCATGACGGCCGTCGACCCGGCGCTGCTGCTGCCGTACCTCGGCTGCGGCGACGACCTCGCCGAGGCGGGCCTCGCGGCCGCCGCCTCCGACCAGCGGACCGTCGCGGACACCTGGGCGCGCCAGCTGGAGTACCCGCCGGTGCTCGTCGTCGCGCCCGGCGAGGAGCCGGGCGACGAGTCCGACCTCGCGCTGCTGAGGCAGCTGCACCCCACGGCGCAGCGCATCCCGGTGGAGTCGCCGGAGCTGGCGGCAGCCGCGACGGCGGGCTTCGACGTGGCGGCCGCCGCCGCGCGTCAGCATCCGGCCTGTGCGCTGCTGCCGCAGAAGGCCGAGGAGGAGGACGTCTCGACGCTGGTGTGGCACCGTACGCGGCCGTTCCACCCGGGCCGGCTGCACGCCGCGCTGGAGGACCTGTGCTGTGCCGCCGCGCGCAGCCGGGGCCGCTTCTGGCTGGCCGACCGGCCGGACACGCTGCTGTCCTGGGACGCGGCGGGCGGCGCGCTCTGCGTGGAGAACACCGGGCCGTGGCTGGCCGCGCTGCCGGACGCCGCCTGGGAGATGGTGCCGCCGATGCGCCGGGCCGCGGCCGCGCTGGACTGGGACCCGGAGCACGGTGACCGGGCGCAGCACCTGGTGTTCACCTCTCCCGGCCTGGACCGGGAGGGCCTGACGGCGCTGCTGGACTCCTGCCTGCTCACCGATGAGGAGTACGCGCGGGGCCGCGACCACTGGCGGCGGCTGTCCACCGCGTTCGACGAACTCCTCGACCCGGTGCCGTAG
- the rpsR gene encoding 30S ribosomal protein S18, whose amino-acid sequence MPRRPDPRKKSAPRPNPLDAAGITYIDYKDTDLLRKFISDRGKIRSRRITRVSAQQQRQIAAAIKNAREMALLPYASR is encoded by the coding sequence ATGCCCCGTCGCCCCGACCCGCGCAAGAAGAGCGCGCCGCGCCCCAATCCGCTCGACGCGGCCGGGATCACGTACATCGACTACAAGGACACCGATCTGCTGCGGAAGTTCATCTCCGACCGCGGGAAGATCCGCAGCCGCCGCATCACCAGGGTTTCTGCGCAGCAGCAGCGGCAGATCGCCGCAGCGATCAAGAATGCCCGGGAGATGGCGCTGCTGCCGTACGCATCCCGCTGA
- a CDS encoding DUF397 domain-containing protein produces the protein MPHAYNGMAASDLDGVVWQKSRHSNSNGTCVEFAKLPGGDVAVRNSRFPGGPALVYTPAEIEAMLLGIKDGEFDHLIRE, from the coding sequence GTGCCCCACGCGTACAACGGCATGGCCGCATCGGATCTCGACGGAGTGGTGTGGCAGAAGAGCCGGCACAGCAACTCCAACGGCACGTGCGTGGAGTTCGCGAAGCTGCCCGGCGGTGACGTGGCGGTGCGCAATTCCCGCTTCCCCGGCGGTCCGGCGCTCGTCTACACGCCCGCCGAGATCGAGGCGATGCTGCTCGGCATCAAGGACGGGGAGTTCGACCACCTGATACGGGAGTGA
- a CDS encoding ATP-binding protein translates to MGTKVSTMLAPLWQGLPPVDPAAISGSVTWTLRPQYESVRGARQFTRETLQHWNMDELFDSVALVVSELVTNALRHATPPERGDRTDGTAYGAADETPPKLHLIRWAGRLVCAVRDCSDASPVEGEADFSAESGRGLYLVDSFSDSWGWHRLEDAAHGKVVWALFHLPQIPAQATAPASQAS, encoded by the coding sequence ATGGGGACCAAGGTTTCGACCATGCTCGCGCCGTTATGGCAGGGGCTTCCGCCAGTCGACCCCGCAGCCATATCGGGCTCCGTCACCTGGACCCTGCGGCCGCAGTACGAATCGGTACGTGGCGCCCGCCAGTTCACCCGCGAGACGCTGCAGCACTGGAACATGGACGAGCTGTTCGACAGCGTCGCGCTCGTCGTTTCCGAGCTGGTCACCAACGCCCTGCGGCACGCGACACCGCCGGAGCGGGGCGACCGCACGGACGGCACCGCGTACGGGGCCGCCGACGAGACTCCCCCGAAGCTGCACCTGATCCGCTGGGCGGGCCGGCTGGTCTGCGCGGTACGGGACTGCAGCGACGCCTCACCGGTCGAGGGTGAAGCCGACTTCTCCGCCGAATCCGGACGCGGGCTCTACCTCGTGGACTCCTTCAGCGACAGCTGGGGCTGGCACCGCCTGGAGGACGCCGCGCACGGCAAGGTCGTCTGGGCCCTCTTCCACCTCCCCCAGATCCCGGCCCAGGCGACGGCCCCGGCTTCCCAGGCGAGCTGA
- a CDS encoding helix-turn-helix domain-containing protein: MTASESSGSVVRRILLGSQLRRLRESRGITREAAGYSIRASESKISRMELGRVSFKARDVADLLTLYGVADEAERDSLLGLAREANVAGWWHSYGDVLPGWFQTYVGLEGAASLIRTYEVQFVHGLLQTEGYAHAVVSRGMPEAAASEIDRRVALRQERQKLLIAERAPQFDCVLDEAALRRPYGDRTVMRGQLQHLIDISERPNVRLQVVPFNFGGHAGESGAFTMLRFPESDLSDVVYLEQLTSALYLDKAEEVGQYERVMSSLQEESLDPSRTRDLLRGLLQLT; this comes from the coding sequence GTGACCGCAAGTGAGTCGAGCGGATCTGTGGTGCGGCGCATCCTGCTGGGGTCGCAGCTGCGGAGGCTGCGAGAGTCCCGCGGGATAACACGTGAGGCGGCCGGCTACTCGATCCGCGCTTCGGAATCGAAGATCAGCCGTATGGAGCTGGGGCGGGTGAGCTTCAAGGCGCGGGATGTGGCGGACCTGCTCACCCTTTACGGCGTGGCCGACGAGGCCGAGCGTGACTCCCTCCTCGGACTGGCCCGTGAGGCCAACGTGGCGGGGTGGTGGCACAGTTACGGCGATGTGCTTCCCGGCTGGTTCCAGACATATGTGGGGCTGGAAGGAGCCGCTTCCCTCATCCGCACGTACGAGGTGCAGTTCGTGCACGGGCTCCTGCAGACGGAGGGGTACGCGCACGCCGTCGTCAGCCGCGGCATGCCGGAGGCCGCCGCGTCCGAGATCGACCGCCGCGTCGCGCTGCGCCAGGAGCGCCAGAAGCTCCTCATAGCCGAGCGGGCCCCGCAGTTCGACTGCGTACTGGACGAGGCGGCGCTGCGCCGCCCGTACGGCGACCGCACCGTCATGCGCGGCCAGCTCCAGCACCTGATCGACATCTCCGAGCGCCCGAACGTCCGGCTGCAGGTCGTGCCGTTCAACTTCGGCGGGCACGCGGGCGAGAGCGGTGCGTTCACGATGCTGCGCTTCCCCGAGTCCGACCTCTCCGACGTGGTCTATCTGGAGCAGCTCACCAGCGCGCTGTATCTGGACAAGGCGGAGGAGGTCGGGCAGTACGAGCGGGTGATGTCCAGCCTCCAGGAGGAAAGCCTCGATCCGTCCCGTACCCGGGATCTTCTCCGTGGTCTGCTCCAACTGACGTGA
- a CDS encoding aldehyde dehydrogenase family protein: protein MSFFSDLAFQYIDGEWRVGSGSWDIIDFNPYDQEKLASVTVAGVDQVDEAYRAAERAQREWARTNPYSRRLIFENALRIIQEREEEIIEAIVVELGGTRIKAAYEVRTAQEFLREAVQLALRPEGRIVPSPVDGKENRVYRLPVGVIGVISPYNFPFLVTLKSVAPALALGNAVVVKPNQNTPVVGGGLIAKIFEDAGLPAGLLNVLITDIAEIGDALIEHPVPRVISFTGSDKVGRHVAAVTAGHFKRAVLELSGNSALIVLDDADIDYAVDAAVFSRFVYQGQVCMAANRVLVDRKVEQEFTEKFVAKVKKLRTGDPRDPDTHIGPLINSFQAEALTALVERAVAEGATPLVRGRTQGNLVEPTVLTGLPADSPLHSQEIFGPVVLLGSFDGEDEAVRLANDSPYGLSGAVHTGNVERGARVAREIETGMIHINDSTVHDEPLVAFGGEKASGVGRLNGDSTVEAFTTQKWVSIQHERTLFPF from the coding sequence ATGTCCTTCTTCTCCGACCTGGCCTTCCAGTACATCGACGGTGAGTGGCGGGTCGGCAGCGGCTCGTGGGACATCATCGATTTCAACCCGTACGACCAGGAGAAACTCGCTTCGGTCACCGTCGCGGGCGTGGACCAGGTCGACGAGGCCTACCGGGCGGCCGAACGCGCACAGCGCGAGTGGGCGCGGACCAATCCGTACAGCCGCCGGCTGATATTCGAGAACGCGCTGCGCATCATCCAGGAGCGCGAGGAAGAGATCATCGAGGCGATCGTCGTCGAGCTCGGCGGTACGCGCATCAAGGCCGCCTACGAGGTACGCACGGCGCAGGAGTTCCTCCGGGAGGCGGTGCAGCTCGCGCTCCGCCCCGAGGGCCGCATCGTCCCGTCCCCGGTGGACGGCAAGGAGAACCGCGTCTACCGCCTCCCCGTCGGGGTCATCGGCGTGATCAGCCCCTACAACTTCCCGTTCCTGGTGACCCTGAAGTCGGTCGCGCCCGCGCTGGCGCTGGGCAACGCCGTCGTCGTCAAGCCCAACCAGAACACCCCCGTCGTCGGCGGCGGCCTGATCGCCAAGATCTTCGAGGACGCCGGCCTGCCGGCCGGTCTGCTGAACGTCCTGATCACCGACATCGCCGAGATCGGTGACGCGCTGATCGAGCACCCGGTGCCGCGCGTCATCTCCTTCACGGGCTCGGACAAGGTCGGGCGCCATGTCGCCGCGGTCACCGCCGGCCACTTCAAGCGTGCCGTCCTCGAACTGAGCGGCAACAGCGCGCTGATCGTCCTGGACGACGCGGACATCGACTACGCCGTGGACGCCGCGGTCTTCAGCCGCTTCGTGTACCAGGGCCAGGTCTGTATGGCGGCCAACCGCGTCCTGGTGGACCGCAAGGTCGAGCAGGAGTTCACCGAGAAGTTCGTGGCCAAGGTGAAGAAGCTGCGGACCGGTGACCCGCGTGACCCGGACACCCACATCGGGCCGCTCATCAACAGCTTCCAGGCCGAGGCGCTGACCGCGCTGGTGGAGCGCGCGGTCGCCGAGGGCGCCACGCCCCTCGTGCGCGGCCGTACGCAGGGCAATCTGGTCGAGCCGACGGTACTGACCGGCCTGCCCGCCGACTCCCCGCTCCACTCCCAGGAGATCTTCGGGCCGGTGGTGCTGCTCGGCTCCTTCGACGGCGAGGACGAGGCGGTACGGCTGGCCAACGACTCCCCGTACGGCCTGAGCGGCGCGGTGCACACGGGCAACGTGGAGCGCGGCGCGCGGGTGGCGCGGGAGATCGAGACCGGCATGATCCACATCAATGACAGCACGGTCCACGACGAGCCCCTGGTGGCCTTCGGCGGCGAGAAGGCGTCCGGTGTCGGACGGCTGAACGGCGACTCGACGGTGGAGGCGTTCACGACGCAGAAGTGGGTGTCGATCCAGCACGAGCGGACGCTGTTCCCCTTCTGA
- a CDS encoding DinB family protein has translation MPTHVPAEPHGDERTALLRFLEAQRGGLRRALLGLTDEAAASRPSASELSLSGLLKHVAETELNWLDLAQQRPSTIERDQSNWHLGFRLAEDETVAGMLAFYERVAQETEEFIRSVPSLDDTFPLPEAPWFPPEARQSMRWLVLHLIEETARHAGHADIIRESLDGRTAFGLVDEERALREKEGQQGAAAAGQ, from the coding sequence ATGCCGACGCACGTACCTGCCGAGCCCCACGGTGACGAGCGCACCGCGCTCCTGCGGTTCCTGGAGGCCCAGCGCGGCGGGCTCCGCCGCGCGCTGCTCGGGCTGACCGACGAGGCGGCCGCGAGCCGCCCCAGCGCCAGCGAGCTGTCCCTCTCCGGGCTGCTCAAGCACGTCGCGGAGACCGAGCTGAACTGGCTGGACCTGGCCCAGCAGCGGCCGTCCACCATCGAGCGGGACCAGAGCAACTGGCACCTCGGCTTCCGGCTGGCGGAGGACGAGACGGTCGCCGGCATGCTCGCCTTCTACGAGCGGGTGGCACAGGAGACCGAGGAGTTCATCCGCTCCGTGCCGAGCCTGGACGACACCTTCCCGCTGCCCGAGGCGCCCTGGTTCCCGCCGGAGGCCCGGCAGTCCATGCGCTGGCTGGTGCTGCACCTCATTGAGGAGACCGCCCGGCACGCGGGCCACGCCGACATCATCCGGGAGTCCCTGGACGGCAGGACCGCCTTCGGCCTGGTGGACGAGGAGCGGGCGCTGCGCGAGAAGGAGGGGCAGCAGGGGGCGGCCGCCGCCGGGCAGTAG
- a CDS encoding PadR family transcriptional regulator yields MSAIRLLVLGAVRQHGRTHGYQVRNDLEYWGAHEWSHAKPGSIYHALKQMAKQGLLYAHETAPSTAGGPPRTEYELTDAGEAEYFTLLRAALSRHDQKLDVLSAGIGFMVDLPREEAVALLRERVRDLEAWRAEVTGHYVPEDGPEQLGHIGEIMNMWVHASDTGAQWARSLIARIEGGAYVFAGEGEPFVGVLPEGTENPYADKPPFRGGGPSSS; encoded by the coding sequence ATGTCGGCGATCCGGCTGCTGGTACTGGGAGCCGTGCGGCAGCACGGCCGGACCCATGGCTACCAGGTGCGGAACGACCTGGAGTACTGGGGCGCCCATGAGTGGTCCCATGCCAAGCCCGGCTCGATCTACCACGCGCTGAAGCAGATGGCGAAGCAAGGGCTGCTGTACGCCCACGAGACGGCGCCGAGCACGGCCGGCGGCCCGCCGCGTACCGAGTACGAGCTGACGGACGCCGGCGAGGCGGAGTACTTCACGCTGCTGCGGGCCGCGCTCTCCCGGCACGACCAGAAGCTGGATGTGCTGAGCGCCGGCATCGGCTTCATGGTCGACCTGCCGCGTGAGGAGGCGGTGGCCCTGCTCCGGGAGCGGGTGCGGGACCTGGAGGCCTGGCGCGCGGAGGTCACGGGGCACTACGTCCCCGAGGACGGCCCGGAGCAGCTCGGCCACATCGGCGAGATCATGAACATGTGGGTGCACGCCTCGGACACCGGGGCGCAGTGGGCCCGCTCCCTGATCGCCCGCATCGAAGGGGGCGCGTACGTCTTCGCGGGCGAGGGGGAGCCGTTCGTCGGCGTCCTCCCGGAGGGCACGGAGAACCCGTACGCGGACAAGCCGCCCTTCCGCGGGGGCGGCCCGTCCTCCTCCTAG
- the leuE gene encoding leucine efflux protein LeuE, giving the protein MLGITDLSTYLAGLALIILLPGPNSLYVVSVAARRGPKVAYRAAAGVLCGDTVLMTLSAGGVASLLQASPLAFGIVKFVGAGYLTWLAIGMLRGAVALWRGREARKAAGEDAPARPKEETERPYRRALVVSLLNPKAILFFISFFVQFVDPHYAHQTLSFLALGAWAQLFSFTYLSVLIFSGTFLAATFRKRRRLTAGLTAGAGAAFLGFAAKLSMAGTS; this is encoded by the coding sequence ATGCTGGGGATAACGGATCTTTCGACGTACCTCGCGGGCCTTGCGCTGATCATCCTGCTGCCGGGCCCGAACTCGCTGTACGTCGTCTCGGTCGCGGCGCGGCGCGGCCCGAAGGTGGCCTACCGTGCGGCGGCCGGCGTGCTGTGCGGCGACACGGTGCTGATGACGCTCTCGGCCGGTGGCGTGGCGTCACTGCTGCAGGCCAGCCCGCTGGCCTTCGGGATCGTGAAGTTCGTGGGCGCGGGCTACCTGACCTGGCTGGCCATCGGGATGCTGCGCGGCGCGGTGGCCCTCTGGCGCGGCCGGGAGGCCCGTAAGGCCGCGGGGGAGGACGCGCCCGCGCGGCCCAAGGAGGAGACCGAGCGGCCGTACCGCCGTGCCCTCGTGGTCAGCCTGCTCAACCCGAAGGCGATCCTGTTCTTCATCTCCTTCTTCGTGCAGTTCGTCGACCCGCACTACGCGCATCAGACGCTGTCCTTCCTGGCGCTCGGCGCGTGGGCCCAGCTGTTCAGCTTCACCTACCTGTCGGTCCTGATCTTCAGCGGTACGTTCCTGGCGGCCACCTTCCGCAAGCGGCGGCGCCTCACCGCGGGCCTGACGGCAGGCGCCGGAGCGGCCTTCCTGGGCTTCGCGGCGAAGCTGTCGATGGCCGGTACGAGCTGA
- a CDS encoding MerR family transcriptional regulator, with translation MTYSVGQVAGIAGVTVRTLHHYDGIGLLSPSARSRAGHRRYDDADLDRLQRILFYRELGFPLDQVAALLDDPDADPQDHLRRQHELLTARIEKLRKMAAAVETAMEARRMGINLTPEEKFEVFGDFDPDDHAEEAERRWGGTEAYKESQRRAATYTKEDWKRLTAEFEAIHRRMGELLGEGVPADSEAAMDVAEEHRRFICRQHYECSHELHSCLGEMYVSDERFTATYEAIKPGLAVYMRDAMLANAVRHS, from the coding sequence ATGACGTACTCCGTGGGACAGGTCGCCGGGATCGCCGGCGTCACGGTGCGCACGCTGCACCACTACGACGGGATCGGGCTTCTCTCGCCGAGCGCGCGCAGCCGTGCGGGCCACCGGCGCTACGACGACGCCGACCTCGACCGGCTGCAGCGCATCCTGTTCTACCGGGAGCTCGGCTTCCCGCTCGACCAGGTGGCGGCCCTTCTGGACGACCCGGACGCGGACCCGCAGGACCACCTGCGGCGCCAGCACGAACTGCTGACCGCCCGGATCGAGAAGCTGCGGAAGATGGCCGCCGCCGTGGAGACCGCGATGGAGGCACGCAGGATGGGCATCAACCTCACCCCCGAGGAGAAGTTCGAGGTCTTCGGGGACTTCGACCCGGACGACCACGCCGAGGAGGCCGAGCGGCGCTGGGGCGGCACGGAGGCGTACAAGGAGTCGCAGCGCCGCGCCGCCACGTACACCAAGGAGGACTGGAAGCGCCTGACGGCCGAGTTCGAGGCGATCCACCGTCGGATGGGCGAACTGCTGGGAGAGGGCGTGCCCGCCGACTCCGAGGCGGCGATGGACGTGGCCGAGGAGCACCGCCGGTTCATCTGCCGACAGCACTACGAGTGCTCGCACGAGCTGCACAGCTGTCTCGGTGAGATGTACGTCTCGGATGAGCGGTTCACCGCCACGTACGAGGCGATCAAGCCGGGCCTCGCGGTCTACATGCGGGACGCGATGCTGGCGAACGCGGTCCGTCACTCCTGA
- a CDS encoding VTT domain-containing protein yields the protein MNTLALGPQWLDPDYLIGTFGLIGVLVIVFAESGLLIGFFLPGDSLLFTTGLLVTAGKLDRPLWLVCVLIVLAAILGDQAGYLFGRKVGPSLFKRPDSKLFKQENVEKAHEFFEKHGPKSLILARFVPIVRTFTPIIAGVSRMNYRSFITYNVIGGTLWGAGVTLLGAALGGVEFVHKNIEAILVLIVLISVVPIVIEYLRSRGKAKKETAAGEDTPSGEGPAAGGPADATQPMPRVPHGGEGRVPYGAEGGQQRAPYGGGQGGHEASPYGGQERPPYGHQQQPYGRQEPPYGQGHGQAPYGQGQGQAQTPYGQDRSQAPYGQGHGQAPYGRPEQAPYGQQQAQQPQYGRQEPPQAPQAPYGQQPQHPQQPPYGGQSADAPYGGPAQQGDRPEQYYSQPQQPQQGAQQPHPQDQQQPPGDGRRGRHAKR from the coding sequence GTGAACACTCTCGCGCTCGGCCCCCAGTGGCTCGACCCGGACTATCTGATCGGCACGTTCGGCCTGATCGGCGTGCTGGTCATCGTCTTCGCGGAGTCCGGCCTGCTGATCGGCTTCTTCCTGCCCGGCGACTCCCTGCTGTTCACGACCGGCCTGCTGGTCACGGCGGGCAAGCTGGACCGGCCGCTGTGGCTGGTGTGCGTGCTGATCGTGCTGGCCGCGATCCTCGGTGACCAGGCGGGCTATCTCTTCGGCCGGAAGGTCGGACCGTCGCTGTTCAAGCGGCCCGACTCCAAGCTGTTCAAGCAGGAGAACGTCGAGAAGGCCCACGAGTTCTTCGAGAAGCACGGTCCGAAGTCGCTGATCCTGGCCCGTTTCGTGCCGATCGTGCGCACGTTCACGCCGATCATCGCGGGCGTGAGCCGGATGAACTACCGCTCGTTCATCACCTACAACGTCATCGGCGGCACCCTGTGGGGCGCGGGCGTGACGCTGCTGGGCGCCGCGCTGGGCGGCGTGGAGTTCGTGCACAAGAACATCGAGGCGATCCTCGTCCTCATCGTGCTGATCTCCGTCGTCCCGATCGTCATCGAGTACCTGCGCAGCCGCGGCAAGGCCAAGAAGGAGACCGCGGCGGGCGAGGACACGCCGTCCGGCGAGGGCCCGGCCGCGGGCGGCCCGGCGGACGCCACCCAGCCGATGCCGCGCGTCCCGCACGGCGGCGAGGGGCGTGTTCCGTACGGCGCCGAGGGCGGACAGCAGCGCGCTCCGTACGGCGGCGGCCAGGGCGGTCACGAGGCGTCCCCGTACGGCGGCCAGGAGCGTCCCCCGTACGGCCACCAGCAGCAGCCGTACGGCCGGCAGGAGCCGCCCTACGGCCAGGGTCACGGCCAGGCCCCGTACGGCCAGGGACAGGGCCAGGCGCAGACGCCCTACGGCCAGGACCGTTCCCAGGCCCCGTACGGCCAGGGCCACGGTCAGGCCCCGTACGGGCGGCCGGAGCAGGCGCCCTACGGGCAGCAGCAGGCGCAGCAGCCGCAGTACGGCCGGCAGGAGCCCCCGCAGGCTCCGCAGGCGCCCTACGGGCAGCAGCCGCAGCACCCCCAGCAGCCCCCGTACGGCGGGCAGTCGGCCGACGCTCCGTACGGCGGTCCCGCCCAGCAAGGGGACCGGCCGGAGCAGTATTATTCTCAGCCGCAGCAGCCTCAGCAGGGGGCGCAGCAGCCGCACCCGCAGGATCAGCAGCAGCCGCCGGGTGACGGCCGCCGCGGCCGCCACGCCAAGCGCTGA